A single Anopheles funestus chromosome 2RL, idAnoFuneDA-416_04, whole genome shotgun sequence DNA region contains:
- the LOC125774847 gene encoding apyrase-like, with amino-acid sequence MRKPSAMIPFGWLVNFCVLFVVTSCTVLPQTLGSAAGSSGVVITRQALHSDLFPLTIIHLNDFHARFEETNTVSTRCKVDEGERCIGGYARVVTRVKSLQREYADRNPIYLNAGDSFQGTLWYSLLRWNVTAHFLNLLPADVMTLGNHEFEHGIAGLVPFLDVIESPVVVANIDDREEPTMQGKYTKSVVLDRGGRKIGVIGVIHHLTNTMGMTERVRFLDEVDQLRLEIDRLKDAGIQHIVVLSHCGLEIDRTIARELPDVDVIVGGHSHTFLYNGTTDPFPDEAEDTYPVVVEHPGGQTTLIVQAASYAKYVGRITLYFDGEGNVREWEGNPEFLDDTVPQDPEILRQLVPWRELVSVQANRQIGYSAVLLAKPDCARGECNFGNFITDGYIDYFATEGQKSPNSDQWTEVAIAFNTGGGMRTSLFAGNLTFDDLVTAVPFEDTVDSFDLQGRVLLEALEHSASRYGTSDMMQMSGMKVTYDLRRPVGNRVVSVSLRCRFCQVPQYEPLDPERVYRVATGAYIRKGGSGYTMIPQWATNLLIGPVDIAVLERYVQKMTPIISGTDGRITVIE; translated from the coding sequence ATGAGAAAACCATCCGCGATGATCCCATTCGGTTGGTTGGTGAATTTCTGTGTGCTGTTCGTGGTCACCAGTTGTACGGTGTTGCCTCAGACCTTGGGTTCAGCTGCCGGTTCGTCTGGTGTGGTTATAACAAGGCAGGCATTGCACAGTGATCTATTTCCTCTTACGATTATTCATCTGAACGATTTCCATGCCCGGTTTGAGGAGACGAACACGGTATCAACACGTTGCAAAGTGGATGAAGGTGAACGATGTATTGGTGGTTACGCGCGAGTTGTCACCCGCGTTAAGTCCCTGCAGCGGGAGTATGCTGATCGGAACCCTATCTATTTGAATGCGGGTGACAGCTTCCAGGGAACACTTTGGTATTCACTGTTGCGCTGGAATGTGACCGCACACTTTCTTAACCTACTTCCGGCTGATGTGATGACACTTGGAAATCATGAGTTTGAACATGGAATAGCTGGTTTGGTACCGTTCCTGGATGTGATCGAAAGTCCCGTGGTAGTGGCAAACATTGACGATCGGGAAGAGCCTACCATGCAAGGGAAGTACACGAAAAGTGTAGTGCTCGATCGTGGTGGACGTAAAATCGGTGTAATTGGTGTAATTCATCACCTTACCAACACGATGGGTATGACGGAGCGTGTGCGTTTTCTGGACGAAGTGGATCAGTTACGGTTGGAGATCGATCGTTTGAAGGATGCAGGTATCCAGCACATCGTAGTACTATCCCATTGCGGTCTCGAGATTGATCGTACTATTGCTCGCGAGCTGCCAGATGTAGATGTGATCGTTGGAGGTCATTCACATACGTTCCTGTACAACGGTACTACGGACCCGTTTCCTGACGAAGCTGAAGATACGTATCCGGTTGTGGTAGAACATCCTGGAGGTCAAACGACACTGATTGTACAGGCCGCATCGTATGCAAAGTATGTGGGAAGGATTACGCTATATTTCGACGGGGAAGGTAACGTGCGAGAATGGGAAGGAAATCCAGAGTTTTTGGATGACACCGTACCGCAAGATCCGGAAATACTGAGACAGTTGGTTCCCTGGAGAGAGCTAGTCAGTGTACAGGCCAATCGTCAAATCGGTTACTCAGCTGTTCTGCTCGCCAAACCCGACTGTGCCCGGGGTGAGTGTAATTTTGGCAACTTTATCACGGATGGATACATCGACTATTTTGCGACGGAAGGACAGAAATCTCCAAATTCGGATCAGTGGACTGAAGTAGCGATCGCGTTCAACACGGGAGGTGGTATGCGGACGTCACTATTTGCTGGAAATCTAACGTTTGATGATCTTGTAACGGCCGTACCATTTGAAGATACAGTTGACAGCTTTGATCTTCAGGGACGGGTTTTGCTGGAAGCATTGGAGCACAGTGCTAGCCGATACGGCACGTCCGACATGATGCAGATGTCAGGCATGAAGGTGACGTACGATCTGCGTCGTCCTGTTGGGAACCGGGTCGTCTCGGTCAGCTTAAGATGCCGCTTTTGTCAGGTCCCCCAGTATGAACCGCTCGATCCGGAGCGGGTCTATCGGGTAGCTACCGGGGCATACATACGAAAAGGCGGCAGCGGATATACAATGATTCCCCAGTGGGCCACAAATTTGTTAATAGGGCCAGTCGATATTGCCGTGCTGGAGCGTTACGTACAAAAAATGACGCCCATCATCAGCGGTACCGATGGACGTATTACTGTTATCGAGTGA
- the LOC125774849 gene encoding apyrase-like, which translates to MWFGERVTLRLAFCFTVAVATSVSSAVAASEQGVLISKPWRNEKNDDLLYPLTIIHLNDFHARFEETNTVSTRCKPDEGEHCIGGYARVVAHVKSLQQEYADRNPIYLNAGDSFQGTIWYTLLRWNVTSHFLNLLPADAMTLGNHEFDHGVEGLVPFLEAIKSPMLVANIDDREEPTLQGMYQKSIVLDRGGRKLGIIGVIHHATDTLSMTDRVHFLDEVECINREAAALKQVGVDIIVVLSHCGFTIDQHIAQECPEVDVIVGGHSHTLLHTGEVTDWPDMPAGSYPYVVEQASGRHVLIVQAGSFTKYVGHLLVYFDENGEAVRWEGNTEYLSEQLPKDEQIERELLPWRSQVDTLAVRPVGMSKVFLTKPACRTGECNFGSFVADAFVDYYVGRGELEHEWTYAAIGITNDGGLRTSLNTGTLTYEDLVTAIPYENTVDTFELRGQYLLEALEYSASRYNTADVLQFSGMRVIFNLTRPAFQRVQQVDVRCRVCRIPRYEPLDLNATYRIAIAAWIGSGGNGYEMFGQHRTNVRVGPLDIDVFERYVEKMSPILQGTDGRMVFVT; encoded by the coding sequence ATGTGGTTCGGCGAAAGGGTGACGCTTCGCTTGGCGTTCTGCTTCACAGTAGCCGTTGCGACTAGTGTGTCTAGTGCTGTGGCCGCTTCCGAACAAGGTGTGTTGATCAGCAAACCGTggaggaatgaaaaaaacgatgaTCTGCTGTATCCACTTACGATTATCCATCTGAACGACTTCCATGCCCGGTTTGAGGAGACGAACACGGTGTCAACGCGCTGTAAGCCGGACGAGGGCGAACATTGTATTGGTGGTTACGCTCGGGTTGTCGCTCATGTGAAATCGCTGCAGCAGGAGTATGCCGATCGGAACCCTATCTACTTGAATGCGGGCGACAGCTTCCAGGGTACGATCTGGTACACGTTGCTACGCTGGAATGTGACCTCACACTTTCTTAATCTCTTGCCTGCCGACGCAATGACACTCGGGAACCACGAGTTTGATCACGGTGTGGAAGGTTTAGTGCCATTTCTGGAAGCGATCAAAAGCCCTATGCTGGTCGCAAACATTGACGATCGGGAAGAGCCCACGCTGCAGGGCATGTATCAGAAAAGTATAGTGCTTGATCGGGGTGGCAGAAAACTTGGAATCATTGGTGTCATACACCACGCAACGGATACACTCAGTATGACGGATCGGGTGCATTTTCTGGATGAGGTGGAATGCATCAATCGGGAAGCAGCGGCACTGAAGCAAGTCGGGGTGGATATCATCGTAGTACTGTCGCATTGTGGCTTTACCATCGATCAGCACATTGCGCAAGAGTGTCCTGAGGTGGACGTGATCGTTGGAGGACACTCACATACTCTGTTGCACACGGGGGAAGTTACTGATTGGCCGGATATGCCAGCAGGAAGCTATCCGTACGTTGTGGAACAGGCTTCCGGCCGGCATGTGTTGATCGTACAAGCCGGTTCGTTCACCAAGTACGTTGGCCATCTTCTCGTGTACTTCGACGAAAATGGCGAAGCCGTACGGTGGGAAGGCAACACCGAATATCTGAGCGAACAATTGCCAAAAGATGAGCAAATCGAACGAGAACTTCTACCCTGGCGTTCGCAGGTGGACACGCTCGCGGTCCGTCCGGTAGGAATGTCCAAAGTGTTCCTTACGAAACCAGCCTGTCGGACGGGTGAATGTAACTTTGGAAGCTTCGTTGCGGATGCGTTCGTGGACTATTATGTTGGTCGGGGAGAACTGGAGCACGAGTGGACATACGCCGCCATCGGCATTACGAACGACGGTGGGCTGCGTACATCGCTCAATACCGGCACGCTAACGTACGAAGATCTGGTGACGGCCATTCCCTATGAAAATACGGTAGATACGTTCGAGTTGCGCGGTCAGTACCTGCTGGAAGCGCTTGAGTACAGTGCTAGCCGGTACAATACCGCTGATGTGCTGCAGTTCTCGGGAATGCGTGTTATCTTCAACCTTACGCGGCCAGCCTTTCAGCGAGTACAGCAGGTAGATGTGCGGTGCCGAGTCTGCCGAATTCCACGCTATGAACCACTCGACCTTAATGCCACCTATCGGATCGCAATAGCCGCATGGATTGGAAGTGGTGGCAATGGATACGAAATGTTTGGTCAGCATCGTACAAACGTGCGTGTTGGACCGCTGGATATTGACGTTTTCGAGCGTTATGTGGAGAAAATGTCACCGATTCTGCAGGGAACGGACGGTCGTATGGTGTTCGTAACGTGA